The window CCGAATAGCCGTTGACGACGATCACCGGGGCTTCCGGGTCAGCGGATTCCAGGGTGACGACTTCGAAATTACCGAAGACGCCCGTGCCGCTGCCGCGCAGCGAGATGTTCTCCGGGACCTTGATCTCGACACTGCCGAAGATGGAGGTCGCGTTGATGACGGTGAGCCTCTGGCTGAAAAGCGCCTCGGTCAGATCGATCTCCACGCTGCCGAAGAGCGCGAAGGCGTTCGTACGGCCACCGACCCGCCAGCGACCCTTGCGCGTGGAACTGCTGAAGATCGCCACCAGATTGTCGGCCGGGCCCGCGGGGGCCTCGGGGCCGTACGCGCACGGCGTGGCGGACGACGGCCGGGTGGCGCCGCCGGGGGTCGGCAGGTCCCGTACCAGCGGCTCGAGTTCGCCGACGGTCTTGGCGCGGTAGACGGAGTCGACGCGCTCGGCGTGCTCCTCGGCGGTCAGCCGGCCCTCGGCCATGGCCTCCCGCAGGATGTCCGCGATCCGGTCGCGGTCTGCGTCGGAGGCGCGGATGCCGGCGGGCGCGGGCGGCGCCGGGGCGGCGGGCTGCTGAGGGTGCTTTTCGAGGTCCACCGACCCAGCGTACCCAAACGCGATAGATCGCGACTAGGGCCTGTCCGGTGGATCAGGGCCGGACAGGCCCGGGGCGCACTCCGAGCTGATCGGTGCGGGACGGTGAGCGCACGCGCTGTTCGAACTGAGCCTTACCTCACAGGTTCGGCCCGCTTGCGGCGTTCTACCCTGGTGGGTGCGCTGCCCAAGGGTGGTCAGCCGCTGTCGCCGAGTGAGGAATGGCCGTAATGCCAGAGTTTGCGTACTCCGATCTGCTCCCGCTGGGAGAGGACACCACGCCGTACCGGCTGGTGACCGCCGAGGGCGTCTCGACCTTCGAGGCCGACGGCCGTACGTTCCTCAAGGTCGACCCGGAGGCGCTGCGCACCCTGGCCGCCGAGGCGATGCACGACATCTCGCACTATCTGCGCCCCG is drawn from Streptomyces sp. NBC_01717 and contains these coding sequences:
- a CDS encoding DUF1707 SHOCT-like domain-containing protein — encoded protein: MDLEKHPQQPAAPAPPAPAGIRASDADRDRIADILREAMAEGRLTAEEHAERVDSVYRAKTVGELEPLVRDLPTPGGATRPSSATPCAYGPEAPAGPADNLVAIFSSSTRKGRWRVGGRTNAFALFGSVEIDLTEALFSQRLTVINATSIFGSVEIKVPENISLRGSGTGVFGNFEVVTLESADPEAPVIVVNGYSVFGNVEAKPKRGKLITDLHNQLRKHLGR